The following proteins come from a genomic window of Aggregicoccus sp. 17bor-14:
- the selA gene encoding L-seryl-tRNA(Sec) selenium transferase, producing MESPRREDPKNALLRQLPSIEVLLKRPSLAPLLAPHPRARAVAALRLAVERVRARLLSGEGGALEDADVAGALRSLQTPNLRPVLNATGVVLHTNLGRAPLAPEAVARVAAIARGYSNLEYDLDEGERGSRYTPVVALLTQLTGAEDALVVNNCAAATLLVLAALGAGREAVVSRGELVEIGGGFRVPDVMRQSGARLVEVGTTNRTRLQDYAQAVGPETGLLVKVHRSNFALVGFTEEVDTAALAQLAEERQVPLFQDLGSGALVTLEAEGLGPEPTVRACVAAGAHVVAFSGDKLLGGPQAGIIVGRSELVARVKRHPLCRALRVDKLTVAALEATLELYRDGREDALPTRALLAQRPEQLRARAERLQALLAARGAAARVEPCVGQVGGGSMPLARLPSFACVLTVEGPERLLERLRAAEQPVIGRISDGAVLLDVRCLAEEELGPVADAVGSALQGRRP from the coding sequence GTGGAGTCGCCGCGCCGCGAGGACCCGAAGAACGCGCTGCTCAGACAGCTGCCCTCGATCGAGGTGCTGCTCAAGCGCCCCTCGCTCGCGCCACTGCTCGCCCCGCACCCGCGTGCGCGCGCCGTTGCCGCGCTGCGCCTCGCGGTGGAGCGCGTGCGCGCGCGGCTCCTGAGCGGAGAGGGCGGGGCGCTGGAGGATGCGGACGTGGCCGGGGCGCTGCGCTCCCTGCAGACCCCGAACCTGCGCCCCGTGCTCAACGCCACCGGCGTGGTGCTGCACACCAACCTCGGCCGCGCGCCGCTCGCGCCCGAGGCCGTGGCGCGCGTGGCCGCCATCGCCCGCGGCTACTCGAACCTCGAGTACGACCTGGACGAGGGCGAGCGCGGCAGCCGCTACACCCCCGTGGTGGCGCTGCTCACCCAGCTCACGGGCGCCGAGGACGCGCTCGTGGTGAACAACTGCGCCGCGGCCACGCTGCTGGTGCTCGCCGCGCTGGGCGCGGGTCGCGAGGCGGTGGTGTCACGCGGGGAGCTGGTGGAGATCGGCGGCGGCTTCCGCGTGCCGGACGTGATGCGCCAGTCCGGGGCGCGCCTCGTGGAGGTGGGCACCACCAACCGCACGCGCCTCCAGGACTACGCACAGGCAGTGGGGCCGGAGACGGGCCTGCTGGTGAAGGTGCACCGCTCGAACTTCGCGCTGGTGGGCTTCACCGAGGAGGTGGACACCGCCGCCCTCGCGCAGCTCGCCGAGGAGCGCCAGGTGCCCCTGTTCCAGGACCTGGGCTCCGGCGCGCTCGTGACGCTCGAGGCCGAGGGCCTGGGGCCCGAGCCCACCGTGCGCGCATGCGTCGCGGCGGGGGCGCACGTGGTGGCCTTCTCCGGCGACAAGCTGCTCGGGGGGCCGCAGGCCGGCATCATCGTGGGGCGCAGCGAGCTGGTCGCGCGCGTGAAGCGCCACCCGCTGTGCCGCGCGCTGCGCGTGGACAAGCTGACCGTGGCGGCGCTCGAGGCCACCCTGGAGCTCTACCGGGACGGCCGCGAGGACGCGCTGCCCACCCGCGCGCTGCTCGCCCAGCGCCCGGAGCAGCTGCGCGCCCGCGCCGAGCGCCTGCAGGCGCTGCTCGCCGCACGGGGAGCCGCCGCGCGGGTGGAGCCCTGCGTGGGGCAGGTGGGCGGGGGCTCGATGCCGCTCGCGCGCCTGCCCTCCTTTGCCTGTGTCCTCACCGTCGAGGGGCCGGAGCGCCTCCTGGAGCGCCTGCGCGCAGCCGAGCAGCCCGTTATTGGGAGGATCTCGGATGGCGCGGTGCTCCTGGATGTGCGCTGTCTGGCGGAGGAGGAACTCGGGCCGGTCGCCGACGCCGTCGGGTCGGCCTTGCAGGGTAGGCGTCCATGA
- a CDS encoding helix-turn-helix domain-containing protein encodes MKPFEQQTYYEILDLPPSASDAEIRDAHARALEMYAPDSVAVYALEDPSRLQALRARITEAMEMLTDADLRREYDTSLGLPPRELARAESLRAAAQGDLSAAAAAQPLARGAAGRLFARLSSPQPGFSISYVGLSPLPLLGDAAAPAPAESPRAAPAPEPVPPAARIEAPAPAEVAVEPAAAARNARPQDAAPVRGAADEPQASVPARPAEHAQTSAAADEPVRPAVAAERSAGRPAEASEPTPAAPATGEGGAPSSSESALALVPGRSGAARGEPRAAEARAAEPRAAEPRFDEPRPRAPELPPDTEFNGELLRRVRESRGFTLRVLADRTKIGTRHLENVEADRYDALPSPVYLRGILMSLARELGLDPLRVSKSYLALTSRPRGR; translated from the coding sequence ATGAAACCCTTCGAGCAGCAGACGTACTACGAGATCCTCGACCTGCCGCCGTCCGCCTCGGACGCGGAGATCCGCGATGCGCACGCGCGCGCGCTGGAGATGTACGCCCCGGACTCGGTGGCGGTGTACGCGCTCGAGGACCCGAGCCGGCTGCAGGCGCTGCGCGCCCGCATCACCGAGGCCATGGAGATGCTCACTGACGCGGACCTGCGGCGCGAGTACGACACGTCGCTGGGGCTGCCCCCGCGCGAGCTCGCGCGCGCCGAGTCGCTGCGCGCCGCAGCGCAGGGTGACCTCAGCGCGGCCGCCGCAGCGCAGCCGCTCGCCCGCGGCGCCGCGGGCCGCCTCTTCGCACGGCTGTCCTCGCCGCAGCCCGGCTTCTCCATCTCCTACGTCGGCCTCTCGCCGCTCCCCCTGCTGGGCGACGCCGCGGCGCCCGCTCCGGCAGAGTCGCCGCGCGCTGCGCCGGCCCCCGAGCCTGTCCCTCCTGCCGCGCGCATCGAGGCACCTGCGCCCGCGGAGGTGGCGGTCGAGCCTGCCGCGGCCGCTCGCAACGCGCGCCCGCAGGACGCTGCGCCCGTGCGCGGCGCTGCCGACGAGCCGCAGGCCTCGGTCCCCGCCCGCCCGGCGGAGCACGCGCAGACGTCGGCGGCCGCCGACGAGCCCGTGCGTCCCGCGGTGGCGGCGGAGCGGAGCGCGGGTCGTCCCGCCGAGGCTTCGGAGCCCACGCCCGCCGCTCCCGCGACGGGGGAGGGCGGTGCGCCCTCGTCGTCCGAGTCGGCGCTCGCCCTGGTGCCCGGGCGCTCCGGCGCGGCGCGGGGCGAGCCGCGGGCTGCCGAGGCTCGCGCCGCCGAGCCGCGCGCCGCCGAGCCCCGTTTCGACGAGCCGCGCCCGCGCGCCCCCGAGCTCCCGCCCGACACCGAGTTCAACGGCGAGCTGCTGCGCCGCGTGCGCGAGAGCCGCGGCTTCACGCTGCGGGTGCTCGCCGATCGCACGAAGATCGGCACCCGTCACCTGGAGAACGTGGAGGCGGATCGCTACGACGCGCTGCCCAGCCCCGTGTACCTGCGTGGCATCCTCATGAGCCTCGCGCGCGAGCTGGGGCTGGACCCCTTGCGCGTGAGCAAGAGCTACCTCGCGCTCACGAGCCGTCCGCGGGGCCGCTGA
- a CDS encoding P-loop NTPase → MKPASLSSALPPAATPRSPEPVRSAGETSPPGLATRARPRRILAIGGGKGGIGKSLVSSNLGIALAQAGHRVLLVDADLGGANLHTCLGVGQPGVGLGDFVHAPRMRLEDVAVETGVPGLRLVAGAQDMLDAANLKYAQKQRLLRGIQQVQGVDYIVLDLGAGSSFNTLDFFVAADHGLLVLLPEPTSVENAYRFVKAAFFRRLQHVESQYGIEDLVETALTTRAGVVRTPFDFIAEVKAEDPQLGARLEKELHSFRVRLVVNQVRTAGDRGVGRAVVSAWKKFFGLEMDELGAIPYDDEAWRAVRKRRPVLLEHPDSHAAQGLRSIAERLLALDAPSR, encoded by the coding sequence GTGAAGCCCGCCTCGCTCTCGTCCGCCCTCCCGCCTGCCGCCACGCCGCGCTCCCCCGAGCCCGTGCGCTCCGCGGGTGAGACCTCCCCCCCGGGCCTCGCCACGCGTGCCCGGCCGCGCCGCATCCTCGCCATCGGCGGGGGCAAGGGCGGCATCGGCAAGTCGCTCGTGTCCTCGAACCTGGGCATCGCCCTGGCGCAGGCCGGCCACCGCGTGCTGCTGGTGGACGCGGACCTGGGCGGCGCGAACCTGCACACCTGCCTCGGGGTCGGGCAGCCCGGCGTGGGCCTGGGCGACTTCGTGCACGCCCCGCGCATGCGCCTGGAGGACGTGGCCGTGGAGACGGGCGTGCCGGGCCTGCGCCTCGTGGCCGGCGCCCAGGACATGCTGGACGCGGCGAACCTCAAGTACGCCCAGAAGCAGCGGCTGCTGCGCGGCATCCAGCAGGTGCAAGGGGTGGACTACATCGTCCTCGACCTCGGCGCGGGCTCCAGCTTCAACACGCTGGACTTCTTCGTCGCCGCGGACCACGGCCTGCTGGTGCTGCTGCCCGAGCCCACCTCGGTGGAGAACGCGTACCGCTTCGTGAAGGCGGCCTTCTTCCGGCGCCTGCAGCACGTGGAGTCGCAGTACGGCATCGAGGACCTGGTGGAGACCGCCCTCACCACCCGCGCGGGCGTGGTGCGCACCCCCTTCGACTTCATCGCCGAGGTGAAGGCCGAGGATCCGCAGCTCGGCGCACGGCTCGAGAAGGAGCTGCACTCCTTCCGCGTGCGCCTCGTGGTGAACCAGGTGCGCACCGCGGGCGATCGCGGCGTGGGCCGGGCGGTGGTCTCCGCCTGGAAGAAGTTCTTCGGCCTCGAGATGGACGAGCTCGGCGCCATTCCCTACGACGACGAGGCCTGGCGGGCCGTGCGCAAGCGCCGCCCCGTCCTCCTCGAGCACCCCGACTCCCACGCCGCCCAGGGCCTGCGCTCCATCGCCGAGCGCCTCCTGGCGCTGGATGCCCCCTCTCGCTGA
- a CDS encoding HNH endonuclease, whose translation MINSSVLVLNRYYQPVHVTSVKRAFGLLYLGVAKAIDSQYRLYEFEDWAALSAANHEAITTVDRRIRVPRVVVLYAYEYLPKGRVRFSRLNIYARDHDTCQYCGKTLPRAELNLDHVLPRSQGGKTSWENVVCSCVPCNLRKGGRTPEQARMRLLKKPVRPRWTPLFRGAAKRVTYREWLPFLTLADASYWNVELLDE comes from the coding sequence ATGATCAACTCGTCGGTGCTCGTCTTAAACAGGTACTACCAGCCGGTCCACGTCACCTCGGTGAAGCGGGCCTTCGGCCTGCTGTACCTCGGGGTGGCCAAGGCGATCGACTCGCAGTACCGGCTCTACGAGTTCGAGGACTGGGCGGCGCTCTCCGCGGCGAACCACGAGGCGATCACCACGGTGGACCGCCGCATCCGCGTGCCGCGCGTGGTGGTGCTCTACGCCTACGAGTACCTGCCCAAGGGGCGTGTGCGCTTCAGCCGCCTCAACATCTACGCGCGCGACCACGACACCTGCCAGTACTGCGGCAAGACGCTGCCGCGCGCCGAGCTGAACCTGGACCACGTGCTGCCGCGCTCGCAGGGCGGCAAGACGAGCTGGGAGAACGTGGTCTGCTCCTGCGTGCCCTGCAACCTGCGCAAGGGCGGGCGCACGCCGGAGCAGGCCCGGATGCGCCTGCTCAAGAAGCCGGTGCGCCCGCGCTGGACCCCGCTGTTCCGCGGCGCCGCCAAGCGCGTCACCTACCGCGAGTGGCTGCCCTTCCTCACGCTCGCGGACGCGTCCTACTGGAACGTCGAGCTGCTGGACGAGTAA